Proteins encoded within one genomic window of Pseudalkalibacillus sp. SCS-8:
- a CDS encoding UvrB/UvrC motif-containing protein translates to MYCQECQQRPATLHFTKIINGEKNEFHICEQCAKEKGDFIPGSNSFSIHNLLSGLLNFEQPLSDPGTAARSKQVTQCSQCGMTYPEFAKIGRFGCMNCYKTFASKLDPIFKRIHGGNTDHSGKIPKRLGNDLLERKKINQLREKLQQLIAQEEFEEAAEVRDRIRSMQQRLEGRD, encoded by the coding sequence GTGTATTGTCAGGAATGCCAACAGCGACCAGCCACTTTGCACTTCACAAAAATCATCAACGGTGAAAAAAATGAGTTTCATATTTGTGAACAGTGTGCGAAGGAAAAAGGGGATTTCATACCAGGGTCTAATTCTTTTTCTATTCATAATCTGCTATCAGGTCTATTAAACTTTGAACAACCGCTCAGCGATCCCGGTACTGCTGCACGAAGTAAACAAGTAACCCAATGTTCACAATGTGGGATGACCTATCCGGAATTTGCCAAGATTGGTCGATTCGGTTGCATGAATTGTTATAAGACATTCGCTTCCAAGCTCGATCCAATCTTCAAGAGAATCCATGGAGGCAACACGGACCATTCCGGAAAAATACCCAAACGCCTCGGTAACGATCTTCTGGAACGTAAAAAGATCAATCAGTTACGAGAAAAGCTACAGCAGCTTATCGCCCAGGAAGAATTCGAAGAAGCTGCTGAGGTGAGAGATCGTATCCGATCGATGCAACAGCGGCTTGAGGGGAGGGATTAA
- a CDS encoding protein arginine kinase produces the protein MSLERFMSEAISPWMKREGPDSDIVLSSRIRLARNLENHVFPMVANEQQAEEVNQQIRQHYADESYGSVGRLTYFDVDQLKPIEKRVLVEKHLISPNLAEDPKKSGVLMSEDESISIMINEEDHIRIQCLFPGFQLSEALTLASGIDDWFEEKVNYAFDEKHGYLTSCPTNVGTGMRASVMMHLPALVMTQKMHRIVPAINQLGLVVRGIYGEGSEAQGNVFQVSNQMTLGKSEQDIVEDLRGVVLQLIEEERSARKNLFETSKIQLEDRVHRSLGILSNSRIIQSKEATKCLSDVRLGIDLKIIEGISRKILNELMILTQPGFLQQYAGKPLSPDERDIRRATLIRERMKLEKNNE, from the coding sequence TTGTCTTTAGAACGATTCATGAGTGAAGCAATCAGCCCCTGGATGAAACGGGAAGGTCCGGACTCAGATATTGTCTTAAGCAGTCGTATCCGTTTAGCCCGGAATCTGGAGAATCATGTATTTCCGATGGTAGCCAACGAACAACAAGCCGAAGAAGTCAATCAACAGATTCGTCAGCACTATGCAGATGAATCCTATGGATCGGTAGGGCGGTTAACGTATTTTGATGTCGATCAGCTGAAACCAATCGAAAAAAGGGTTCTGGTTGAAAAACATCTTATCAGTCCGAATCTTGCGGAAGACCCAAAGAAGTCGGGTGTCCTGATGAGTGAGGATGAATCAATCAGTATCATGATCAATGAGGAAGATCATATTCGAATCCAATGTCTATTCCCAGGCTTCCAATTGTCAGAAGCACTGACGTTGGCAAGTGGAATCGACGATTGGTTCGAGGAAAAAGTGAACTACGCCTTTGATGAAAAGCACGGCTATCTGACCAGCTGTCCGACGAACGTTGGAACAGGTATGAGAGCTTCGGTCATGATGCATCTCCCGGCCCTCGTCATGACACAGAAAATGCACCGGATCGTGCCGGCCATCAATCAGCTCGGTCTCGTCGTCAGAGGAATTTATGGAGAAGGCAGCGAAGCGCAAGGGAATGTATTCCAAGTTTCCAACCAGATGACACTCGGAAAGTCAGAACAGGATATTGTCGAAGATTTGAGGGGGGTCGTTCTACAGTTGATTGAAGAGGAACGCTCTGCAAGGAAGAACCTCTTCGAAACTTCAAAAATCCAGTTGGAGGACCGTGTCCATCGCTCACTGGGTATCCTGTCAAACAGTCGAATCATACAATCTAAAGAGGCGACGAAATGTTTGTCGGATGTTAGGCTTGGTATTGATTTAAAAATTATAGAAGGTATTTCACGGAAAATATTGAATGAACTAATGATACTCACTCAACCTGGTTTTTTACAACAGTACGCTGGAAAACCATTATCCCCCGATGAAAGAGATATCCGTCGGGCCACATTGATCCGTGAGAGAATGAAGTTAGAGAAGAACAACGAATAG
- the clpC gene encoding ATP-dependent protease ATP-binding subunit ClpC produces the protein MMFGRFTERAQKVLALAQEEAIRLGHNNVGTEHILLGLVREGEGIAAKALSVLGLSPEKIQKEVESLIGKGQESVQTIHYTPRAKKVIELSMDEARKLGHSYVGTEHILLGLIREGEGVAARVLNNLGVSLNKARQQVLQLLGSNESSSSAGGSSVNANTPTLDSLARDLTAVARDGSLDPVIGRSKEIERVIEVLSRRTKNNPVLIGEPGVGKTAIAEGLAQQIINNEVPETLRDKRVMTLDMGTVVAGTKYRGEFEDRLKKVMDEIRQAGNIILFIDELHTLIGAGGAEGAIDASNILKPALARGELQCIGATTLDEYRKYIEKDAALERRFQPIRVNEPTNDESMQILKGLRDRYEAHHRVTITDDAIDAAVKLSDRYISDRFLPDKAIDLIDEAASKVRLRSYTAPPNLKELEQKLESVRKEKDAAVQSQEFEKAASLRDSEQKLREELETTKNSWKEKQGQENTEVTPEDIALVVANWTGIPVSKLKQEETERLLNMESILHDRVIGQDEAVKAISKAIRRARAGLKDPKRPIGSFIFLGPTGVGKTELARALAEALFGDEDSIIRIDMSEYMEKHTTSRLVGSPPGYVGHEEGGQLTEKVRRNPYSVILLDEIEKAHPEVFNILLQVLEDGRLTDSKGRTVDFRNTVVIMTSNVGASTLKRNKSLGFTAQSENQEYENMKSKVMDEMKKAFRPEFLNRIDETIVFHTLEKEHLKHIISLMSNQLQKRLSEQGIDIELTEAALDKIAEEGYDPDYGARPLRRALQRQIEDRLSEELLRGTISKGQTVKIDVENNDFTVHTVGAGT, from the coding sequence ATGATGTTTGGACGTTTTACAGAACGAGCTCAAAAAGTACTGGCACTTGCGCAAGAAGAAGCGATCAGGTTGGGGCATAACAATGTGGGTACAGAGCATATCCTGCTCGGTCTAGTTCGTGAGGGTGAGGGTATCGCAGCAAAAGCCCTTTCTGTACTTGGTCTAAGTCCTGAAAAAATCCAGAAGGAAGTTGAAAGCCTTATTGGTAAAGGGCAAGAATCGGTACAAACGATCCACTATACACCTCGTGCAAAGAAAGTCATCGAACTATCGATGGATGAAGCAAGAAAACTTGGCCACTCTTATGTGGGTACTGAACATATACTACTTGGTTTGATCCGTGAAGGAGAGGGTGTTGCTGCTCGCGTGCTCAACAACCTCGGAGTAAGCTTGAATAAAGCTCGTCAACAAGTCCTGCAGCTACTTGGAAGTAATGAGTCTTCCTCATCGGCAGGGGGGTCATCTGTCAATGCCAACACACCTACCCTCGACAGCCTTGCGAGAGATTTGACAGCAGTAGCCCGGGACGGAAGCTTGGATCCTGTTATCGGACGAAGCAAGGAAATCGAACGTGTTATTGAGGTATTGAGCCGTCGTACAAAGAACAACCCGGTCCTTATCGGGGAGCCTGGGGTAGGTAAGACCGCGATTGCAGAAGGTCTTGCTCAGCAAATCATCAACAATGAGGTTCCAGAAACGCTCCGTGATAAGCGTGTCATGACTCTCGATATGGGTACTGTCGTAGCCGGAACGAAATACCGTGGTGAATTTGAAGACCGTCTGAAGAAGGTTATGGATGAGATCCGTCAGGCAGGGAACATCATCCTCTTCATCGATGAGCTTCATACATTGATTGGAGCAGGAGGGGCGGAAGGTGCCATTGATGCATCCAACATCCTGAAGCCAGCTCTAGCCCGCGGTGAACTCCAATGTATCGGTGCTACGACATTGGATGAATACCGTAAATACATTGAAAAAGATGCTGCATTAGAACGACGCTTCCAGCCAATCAGAGTGAACGAACCGACGAATGATGAATCAATGCAGATTTTGAAAGGACTTCGTGACCGGTATGAAGCTCACCATCGGGTGACGATCACGGATGATGCCATTGATGCCGCTGTTAAGCTATCTGACCGGTATATTTCCGATCGTTTCCTACCTGATAAAGCGATTGACTTAATTGATGAAGCGGCATCTAAAGTACGCCTTCGCTCTTACACAGCTCCACCGAATTTGAAGGAGCTCGAACAGAAGCTCGAAAGTGTCCGTAAAGAAAAGGACGCTGCTGTTCAAAGCCAGGAATTTGAAAAAGCAGCATCACTACGGGATTCTGAACAGAAATTGAGAGAAGAGCTTGAAACGACGAAAAACAGCTGGAAAGAAAAGCAAGGGCAGGAGAATACAGAAGTGACTCCTGAAGACATTGCACTCGTGGTTGCGAATTGGACCGGTATTCCGGTATCGAAGTTGAAACAAGAAGAAACAGAGCGTCTGTTGAACATGGAATCCATTCTTCATGATCGTGTCATTGGGCAAGATGAAGCGGTCAAGGCAATTTCCAAAGCAATCCGAAGAGCCCGTGCAGGTTTGAAGGATCCAAAACGCCCAATCGGCTCATTCATTTTCCTCGGGCCTACAGGGGTAGGTAAGACCGAGCTTGCTCGTGCACTTGCAGAAGCATTATTCGGTGACGAAGATTCCATCATCCGGATTGATATGTCCGAATATATGGAGAAGCATACGACCAGCCGACTTGTTGGTTCACCTCCAGGATATGTCGGACATGAGGAAGGCGGACAGCTTACAGAAAAAGTACGCCGCAATCCATACTCAGTCATTTTGCTGGATGAAATTGAAAAGGCTCACCCTGAAGTCTTCAACATTCTGCTTCAAGTTCTGGAAGATGGCCGTTTGACCGATTCCAAAGGACGGACAGTCGATTTCCGTAACACGGTCGTCATCATGACATCCAACGTAGGGGCGAGCACGTTGAAGCGGAACAAGAGTCTTGGTTTCACAGCACAATCTGAAAACCAAGAGTATGAAAATATGAAATCAAAAGTCATGGATGAAATGAAGAAAGCATTCCGTCCAGAATTCTTGAACCGGATCGATGAAACGATTGTGTTCCATACACTTGAGAAGGAACACCTCAAGCACATCATCAGCTTGATGTCGAACCAGCTTCAGAAACGCCTTTCTGAACAGGGTATTGATATTGAACTGACAGAGGCTGCTCTTGATAAGATCGCAGAAGAAGGATATGACCCAGACTACGGTGCAAGACCGTTGAGACGTGCATTGCAACGTCAAATTGAGGATCGTTTATCAGAAGAACTATTGAGAGGGACGATTTCGAAGGGTCAAACTGTCAAAATCGATGTAGAAAACAACGACTTTACCGTTCACACGGTTGGAGCCGGAACGTAA
- the radA gene encoding DNA repair protein RadA, translating to MAKKKTKFLCQDCGYDSPKWMGKCPGCNKWNTMVEEIIQPDKGHRRSFQTGGSSQKPEPITKIKSEKEPRIDTKINELNRVLGGGVVPGSLVLVGGDPGIGKSTLLLQASAKLAQSDQTVLYISGEESIKQTKLRAERLGINHDRLYVHAETDMDLIEKAVQEVNPSLLIIDSIQTVYRSEIASAPGSVSQVRECTSQFMRISKTNGIATFIVGHVTKEGSIAGPRLLEHMVDAVLYFEGERHHTYRILRAVKNRFGSTNEIGVFEMKEEGLDEVQNPSEVFLEERSNGAAGSAIVASMEGTRPVLVEIQALVSPTSFGNPRRMGNGIDHNRVSLLMAVLEKRVGLLMQNQDAYVNVAGGVRLDEPAIDLAIAVSIASSFRDQPTNPTDVYIGEIGLTGEVRRVSRVEQRVHEVAKLGFKRVILPEKNLGGWSAPKGIEIVGVSSVQETLRHTLGG from the coding sequence ATGGCGAAGAAAAAAACAAAGTTCTTATGTCAGGATTGTGGATATGATTCACCTAAATGGATGGGAAAGTGCCCAGGGTGTAATAAGTGGAATACGATGGTCGAAGAAATCATCCAGCCAGATAAAGGACATAGACGCTCGTTTCAAACTGGCGGTTCCAGTCAGAAGCCCGAACCGATCACAAAGATCAAAAGTGAAAAGGAACCAAGAATTGATACGAAAATCAATGAATTGAATCGTGTTTTAGGTGGAGGCGTCGTGCCGGGATCCCTTGTCCTGGTCGGAGGTGATCCGGGTATCGGAAAATCGACCCTCTTACTTCAAGCCTCTGCAAAATTAGCCCAATCAGATCAGACGGTTTTATATATATCAGGTGAAGAATCGATCAAACAGACGAAATTGAGAGCCGAGAGGTTAGGGATCAATCATGATCGGTTGTATGTCCATGCAGAAACAGACATGGATTTGATTGAAAAAGCTGTACAGGAAGTCAATCCATCACTCTTGATCATCGATTCGATTCAAACCGTATATCGATCGGAAATCGCTTCTGCACCCGGCAGTGTTTCACAAGTACGGGAATGTACGTCCCAATTCATGCGGATCTCGAAAACGAATGGAATTGCCACTTTCATTGTCGGACACGTTACGAAGGAAGGATCCATAGCAGGACCAAGACTCCTTGAACATATGGTAGATGCTGTCCTGTATTTTGAAGGAGAGCGGCATCATACGTATCGAATTCTGCGGGCAGTGAAAAACCGTTTCGGATCGACAAATGAAATCGGTGTTTTCGAAATGAAGGAAGAAGGCCTTGATGAGGTGCAGAATCCTTCTGAAGTCTTTTTGGAAGAACGATCAAACGGGGCAGCTGGTTCTGCTATCGTGGCATCGATGGAAGGCACACGTCCTGTTCTCGTTGAGATTCAAGCATTGGTTTCCCCTACGAGCTTCGGTAACCCGAGACGAATGGGAAATGGAATCGATCATAACCGGGTATCCTTATTAATGGCTGTCCTGGAAAAAAGGGTCGGGTTATTGATGCAGAATCAGGATGCTTATGTGAATGTCGCAGGAGGGGTCCGCCTCGATGAACCAGCGATTGATTTAGCGATTGCTGTCAGCATCGCATCAAGCTTCCGTGACCAACCGACAAATCCGACAGATGTCTATATCGGAGAAATCGGATTGACCGGCGAGGTACGCAGAGTGTCTCGGGTTGAACAGCGTGTACATGAAGTCGCGAAACTAGGATTCAAACGGGTCATACTTCCAGAGAAGAACCTCGGAGGCTGGTCAGCGCCGAAAGGAATTGAAATCGTAGGTGTATCATCTGTCCAAGAAACCCTACGTCACACATTAGGAGGATAA
- the disA gene encoding DNA integrity scanning diadenylate cyclase DisA gives MDAAMKELIVSRMLQYVAPGTPLRDGIDNVLRAETGGLIVLGFNEKVQKLVDGGFYINCRFSPAYLYELAKMDGAIILNDEGNKILYANTQLIPDTSIPSKETGIRHRTAERVAKQTGNLVISISQRRRVITLYQGNIRYSLQDIGVILTKANQALQTLEKYKSVLDQSMTDLGALEFEELVTFQEVTQVIHRIEMVLRIRNEIVKYVNELGSEGRLISMQMEELVSNIEAEAALIIKDYAKDPKVDPFYILNELKKLTSEELLEENAIVRLLGYLPSTNIYEEPVKPRGYRILHKIPRLPSLIIENLVNHFDHLQKTLKASIEELDEVEGIGEIRAKKIKDGLKRIQEQLFLDRHI, from the coding sequence ATGGACGCTGCAATGAAAGAATTGATCGTGAGTCGAATGCTCCAGTATGTCGCACCTGGCACGCCCTTACGTGATGGGATCGATAATGTTCTACGTGCCGAAACGGGAGGATTGATCGTACTTGGGTTCAATGAAAAGGTCCAAAAGCTAGTAGATGGAGGTTTTTACATCAATTGCAGGTTCTCTCCAGCTTATTTGTATGAGCTTGCGAAGATGGATGGAGCGATTATTCTCAACGATGAGGGGAATAAGATCCTATATGCCAACACGCAGCTGATTCCAGATACCTCTATTCCATCCAAAGAGACCGGAATCCGCCACCGTACAGCAGAGCGAGTAGCGAAGCAGACCGGTAATCTCGTCATTTCCATTTCACAAAGAAGACGTGTCATAACCTTGTATCAAGGAAATATCCGTTATTCCCTTCAAGATATCGGTGTTATTTTGACAAAGGCGAACCAGGCCTTACAAACGCTTGAGAAATATAAGTCTGTCCTTGATCAGAGTATGACTGATTTGGGTGCACTCGAATTTGAAGAGCTGGTCACTTTCCAGGAGGTAACTCAGGTCATCCATCGAATTGAAATGGTACTCAGAATCCGGAATGAAATCGTCAAATACGTCAACGAGCTAGGATCTGAAGGACGCCTGATCAGTATGCAAATGGAAGAACTTGTTTCCAATATTGAGGCGGAAGCGGCCTTGATCATCAAGGATTATGCGAAAGATCCAAAAGTGGATCCTTTCTACATTCTCAATGAACTGAAAAAGCTGACAAGTGAAGAACTTTTAGAAGAAAATGCAATCGTGCGGTTATTAGGTTACCTCCCTTCGACGAATATATATGAAGAACCGGTGAAACCAAGGGGATACAGAATCCTGCACAAGATTCCTCGTTTACCGTCATTAATCATCGAGAATTTGGTCAATCATTTCGATCACCTTCAAAAAACATTGAAGGCATCAATTGAAGAGCTTGATGAAGTAGAAGGGATCGGGGAAATCCGTGCCAAAAAAATCAAGGATGGGTTGAAACGCATCCAAGAACAATTATTTCTCGACCGTCACATTTAA
- a CDS encoding PIN/TRAM domain-containing protein, with protein MLKRIVQLFFIIVGGTLGYLYIPDLILILNNLINLGELPGFITSPYIGIIIGAGLFYVSTFWLADYIVGFIQWMEESLMKAPVADVLFGSFGLIFGLFVAYLAMFALNSMELSILVNVIGFFCTALLGYIGFRFGFKKREELVNVFTSARFANKKKEAEAEAESKSGSGTVLKILDTSVIIDGRIADVCQTGFLEGPIVIPQFVLEELQHIADSSDVLKRNRGRRGLDILNRIQKDLAVKVEIYEGDFEDIHEVDSKLVKLGKLVSGMVVTNDYNLNKVCEFQGVPVLNINDLANAVKPVVLPGEELNVQVIKDGKEQNQGVGYLDDGTMIVVEDGRDYIGKTIEVLVTSVLQTSAGRMIFAKPKLLEKAL; from the coding sequence TTGTTGAAGCGAATTGTTCAATTATTTTTTATAATCGTTGGTGGAACACTAGGTTATTTATATATACCTGATCTCATTCTAATATTAAATAATCTGATTAATCTTGGAGAATTACCTGGGTTCATCACATCACCTTATATCGGAATCATCATCGGTGCTGGTCTTTTCTATGTAAGCACCTTCTGGTTGGCGGATTATATTGTCGGCTTTATCCAGTGGATGGAAGAGTCATTGATGAAAGCGCCTGTTGCAGATGTTTTATTCGGTTCTTTTGGACTTATATTTGGTTTGTTCGTCGCTTATTTAGCCATGTTTGCTTTGAACAGCATGGAGCTCAGTATCCTCGTTAATGTAATTGGTTTCTTCTGTACAGCGCTATTAGGTTATATCGGCTTTCGTTTTGGATTCAAGAAACGCGAAGAGCTCGTCAACGTCTTCACGTCAGCTAGATTCGCAAACAAGAAGAAAGAAGCAGAGGCAGAAGCGGAGAGCAAGTCTGGAAGCGGAACTGTATTGAAAATCCTTGATACGAGTGTCATAATTGACGGTAGAATCGCAGATGTTTGTCAGACAGGATTCTTAGAAGGTCCGATCGTCATTCCGCAATTCGTTCTGGAAGAGCTCCAGCATATCGCTGACTCATCGGATGTATTGAAGCGTAACCGTGGACGAAGAGGTCTTGATATCCTCAACAGGATCCAGAAGGATTTAGCAGTGAAGGTGGAGATCTACGAAGGGGACTTCGAAGATATCCATGAAGTTGACAGTAAGCTAGTCAAGCTTGGTAAGCTGGTATCTGGCATGGTTGTAACCAATGATTACAACTTGAATAAGGTTTGTGAATTCCAAGGAGTACCCGTCCTGAATATCAATGACCTTGCCAATGCTGTCAAACCGGTTGTCCTTCCTGGAGAAGAGCTGAATGTACAGGTGATTAAAGACGGAAAAGAACAGAATCAAGGTGTCGGTTACCTTGATGATGGTACGATGATTGTCGTAGAAGATGGACGAGATTATATTGGTAAGACAATTGAAGTCCTCGTCACGAGTGTCTTGCAAACATCTGCTGGACGAATGATCTTTGCCAAACCTAAGCTATTGGAAAAGGCATTGTAA
- the ispD gene encoding 2-C-methyl-D-erythritol 4-phosphate cytidylyltransferase: protein MDYVVVIPAAGQGKRMQAGKNKQFLMLQGIPLIVHTLRIFEKDDWCSGIILVGNKNELNELEQVVRQYDVQKVQKIVPGGKERQHSVYEGLNAVEGADLVLIHDGARPFVSQESIHQLVRETSVSGAAVLGVPIKDTVKQIKGKKVVKTVDRNSLWAVQTPQAFHLPLILQAHKTAMEKGWLGTDDASLMELVHQGVSIVEGDYLNIKLTTQEDLLFAKAIILEREEQQNNV, encoded by the coding sequence GTGGATTATGTTGTAGTTATACCTGCTGCTGGTCAAGGCAAAAGGATGCAAGCGGGTAAGAATAAACAATTTCTGATGTTACAAGGAATACCACTTATCGTTCATACCTTGAGAATTTTTGAAAAGGATGATTGGTGCAGTGGTATTATCCTTGTTGGTAACAAGAACGAACTGAATGAACTTGAACAGGTTGTACGACAGTATGATGTGCAAAAGGTGCAGAAAATCGTCCCTGGTGGAAAAGAACGCCAACATAGTGTTTATGAAGGGTTGAATGCGGTAGAGGGAGCGGATCTCGTCTTGATCCATGATGGGGCAAGACCGTTCGTATCTCAAGAATCAATCCATCAGCTTGTCAGGGAAACGAGTGTAAGCGGGGCAGCCGTTCTTGGGGTACCAATAAAAGATACGGTTAAACAAATCAAAGGGAAGAAGGTCGTCAAGACCGTCGATCGAAACAGCTTGTGGGCGGTGCAAACCCCACAAGCTTTTCATCTTCCCCTTATTTTGCAGGCCCATAAAACCGCTATGGAGAAGGGCTGGTTAGGAACGGACGATGCCAGTCTTATGGAGCTTGTCCATCAAGGTGTTTCCATAGTAGAAGGGGATTATCTGAATATTAAATTGACGACACAGGAAGATTTGTTGTTTGCTAAAGCGATCATCCTAGAGAGGGAGGAGCAGCAGAACAATGTTTAG
- the ispF gene encoding 2-C-methyl-D-erythritol 2,4-cyclodiphosphate synthase, producing the protein MFRIGQGFDVHQLVEGRPLIVGGVTIPYEKGLLGHSDADVLLHVITDALLGAIGEGDLGKHFPDTSDDFKDIDSKILLERAYTLAKEKGFSLGNVDATVIAQKPKMAPYIEEMRKVIAEQLDADIEQVNVKATTTEKLGFTGRGEGIAAQAVILMEK; encoded by the coding sequence ATGTTTAGAATTGGACAAGGCTTTGATGTACATCAATTGGTTGAGGGGAGACCCTTGATTGTCGGAGGAGTGACCATTCCTTATGAGAAAGGGCTACTCGGCCATTCAGATGCAGATGTCCTTTTACACGTCATAACCGACGCTCTGCTCGGGGCGATCGGGGAAGGGGACTTAGGCAAGCACTTCCCTGACACAAGTGACGATTTCAAGGATATCGATTCGAAAATCCTATTGGAAAGAGCCTATACGTTAGCAAAAGAAAAGGGTTTTTCCCTCGGAAATGTCGATGCCACGGTCATTGCACAAAAACCGAAAATGGCACCGTACATCGAAGAGATGCGTAAGGTGATAGCTGAACAATTAGATGCTGACATCGAGCAGGTGAACGTCAAGGCTACAACTACAGAGAAGCTTGGCTTCACGGGCAGAGGGGAAGGCATCGCAGCTCAAGCCGTCATTTTGATGGAAAAATAA
- the gltX gene encoding glutamate--tRNA ligase → MSDKVRVRYAPSPTGHLHIGNARAALFNYLFARSHNGTFVIRIEDTDQKRNVEGGEYSQLNYLKWLGIDWDESVDVGGDYGPYRQMERLDIYKEHYTDLLERGLAYKCYCTEEELEQEREAQQAKGEMPRYSGKCRHLTVEEQERLAAEGRKPSIRFAVPRDKEYSFIDMVKDRVTFESNGIGDWVIVKKDGIPTYNFAVAVDDHHMAITHVLRGDDHISNTPKQLMIYEALGWEAPKFGHMTLIVNEQRKKLSKRDEQTIQFIEQYEDLGYLPEALFNFIALLGWSPKGEDELFSREQFIEMFDPDRLSKAAAVFDTKKLEWMNNQYMKAADLERVMELTVPHLERAGRIPEDRSPEQQEWVRKLVSLYQEQLSHGAEIVALTDLFFNKSIEYDEAAAEILSEEQVPEVLNGLKDQIKGMETFEPAEIKAAIKATQKETGHKGKKLFMPIRVAASGQTHGPELPDSLSLLGKETVLSRLEEAVQQFGK, encoded by the coding sequence ATGTCTGACAAAGTAAGAGTACGTTATGCGCCTAGTCCGACAGGCCATTTACATATCGGGAATGCTCGGGCTGCGCTTTTCAACTATTTATTTGCTCGAAGCCATAATGGAACCTTCGTCATCCGGATCGAGGATACAGATCAGAAGCGGAATGTCGAGGGTGGAGAGTACAGCCAGCTCAATTACTTGAAGTGGCTCGGAATCGACTGGGATGAAAGTGTTGATGTCGGAGGAGATTACGGTCCATATCGCCAAATGGAACGTCTCGACATTTACAAAGAGCATTATACCGACTTGCTTGAGCGCGGTCTTGCTTACAAGTGTTATTGTACGGAAGAAGAATTGGAACAAGAAAGAGAAGCCCAGCAAGCGAAAGGTGAAATGCCTCGTTATTCAGGAAAGTGTCGCCACTTGACAGTAGAGGAACAAGAAAGGCTTGCAGCAGAAGGCAGAAAGCCAAGTATCCGTTTCGCCGTACCACGTGATAAAGAGTATTCATTCATTGATATGGTAAAAGACCGGGTAACATTCGAATCAAACGGTATCGGGGATTGGGTCATCGTGAAGAAGGATGGCATTCCAACTTACAACTTTGCCGTTGCGGTCGATGATCATCATATGGCAATCACCCATGTCCTGCGTGGAGATGATCACATTTCCAATACACCGAAGCAATTGATGATCTATGAGGCATTAGGATGGGAAGCGCCGAAATTCGGCCACATGACGCTGATTGTAAACGAACAGCGCAAGAAGCTCAGTAAGCGAGATGAGCAAACAATCCAGTTCATCGAGCAATATGAAGACTTAGGTTATCTTCCGGAAGCATTGTTCAATTTCATCGCCCTGTTAGGCTGGTCTCCGAAAGGCGAAGACGAGTTGTTCTCAAGGGAGCAATTCATTGAAATGTTCGACCCGGATCGATTATCGAAAGCAGCAGCTGTCTTCGATACGAAGAAATTGGAATGGATGAACAACCAATACATGAAAGCGGCTGATCTTGAGCGTGTCATGGAATTGACAGTGCCACACCTCGAAAGAGCTGGACGAATTCCAGAAGATCGTTCACCAGAGCAGCAGGAATGGGTAAGAAAGCTTGTCTCTCTTTATCAAGAGCAGCTCTCTCATGGTGCAGAAATCGTAGCTTTGACAGACTTGTTCTTTAACAAATCGATTGAATACGATGAGGCAGCAGCGGAAATTTTAAGTGAGGAGCAGGTTCCAGAGGTTCTCAATGGTCTTAAGGATCAAATCAAGGGCATGGAAACTTTCGAACCAGCAGAGATTAAAGCTGCCATTAAAGCGACGCAAAAGGAAACGGGTCATAAAGGGAAAAAACTCTTCATGCCGATCCGTGTCGCTGCCTCGGGACAAACTCACGGGCCTGAACTGCCGGATTCCTTATCCTTGTTAGGAAAAGAAACGGTTCTTTCAAGGCTGGAGGAAGCTGTCCAGCAATTTGGAAAGTAA